In one window of Orcinus orca chromosome 17, mOrcOrc1.1, whole genome shotgun sequence DNA:
- the LOC125961802 gene encoding UDP-N-acetylglucosamine--peptide N-acetylglucosaminyltransferase 110 kDa subunit-like produces the protein MASSVGNVADSTEPTKRMLSFQGLAELVHREYQAGDFEAAERHCMQLWRQEPDNTGVLLLLSSLHFQCRRLDRSAHFSTLAIKQNPLLAEAHSNLGNVYKERGQLQEAIEHYRHALHLKPDFIDGYINLAAALVAAGDMEGAVQAYVSALQCNPDLYCVRSDLGNLLKALGRLEGAKACYLKAMETQPNFAVAWSNLGCVFNAQGEIWLAIHHFEKAVTLDPNFLDAYINLGNVLKEARIFDRAVAAYLCALSLSPNHAVVHANLACVYYEQGLMDLAVDTYRRAIELQPHFPDAYCNLANALEEKGSVAEAEECYNTALRLCPTHADSLNNLANIKGDQGNFEEAVRLYCKALEVFPEFAVAHSNLASVLQQQGKLQEALMHYKEAVRISPTFADAYCNMGDTLKEMQDVQGALQCYTRAIQINPALADAHSNLASIHKYSGNIPEAIASYRTALKLEPDFPDAYCDLAHCLQIVCDWTDYDERMKKLVSIVADQLEKNRLPSVQPHHSMLYPLSHGFRKAIAESHGNLCLDEISVLHKPPYEHPKDLKLSDGRLRVGYVSSDFGNHPTSHLMQSIPGMHNPDKFEVFCYALSPDDGTNFRAKVMAEAHHFIDLSQIPCNGKAADRIHQDGIHILVNMNGYTRGARNELFALRPAPIQAMWLGYPGTSGVLFMDYIITDQETSPAEVVEQYSEKLAYMPHTFFIGDHANMFPPLKKKAVIDFKSNGHIYDNRVVLNGIDLKAFLDSLPDVQIVKMKCPDGGDNADSSNTALNMPVIPMNAIAEAVIEMINRGQIQITINGFSLSNGLATTQINIKAATGEEVPRTIIVTTRSQYGLPEDAIVYCNFNQLYKIDPSTLQMWANILKRVPNSVLWLLRFPAVGEPNIQQYAQNMGLPQKRIIFSPVAPKEEHVRRGQLADVCLDTPLCNGHTTGMDVLWSGTPVVTMPGETLASRVAASQLTCLGCLELIAQNRQEYEDIAVKLGTDLEYLKKIRGKVWKQRTSSPLFNTKQYTMDLERLYLQMWEHYAAGNKPDHMIKPVEVTESA, from the coding sequence atggcgtcttctgtgggcaacgtggccgacagcacagaaccaacgaaacgtatgctttccttccaagggttagcTGAGTTGGTACATCGAGAGTATCAGGCAGgagattttgaggcagctgagagacactgcatgcagctgtggagacaagagccagacaatactggagtacttttattactttcatctctacacttccagtgtcgaaggctggacagatctgcccactttagtactctggcaattaaacagaaccctcttctggcagaagcccattcgaatttggggaatgtgtacaaggaaagagggcagttgcaggaggcaattgagcattaccggcatgcattgcatctcaaaccagatttcatcgatggttatattaacctggcagccgctttggtagcagcaggcgacatggaaggggcagtacaagcttacgtctctgctcttcagtgcaatcctgatttgtactgtgttcgcagtgacctggggaacctgctcaaagccctgggtcgcttggaaggagccaaggcatgttatttgaaagcaatggagacgcaaccgaactttgcagtagcttggagtaatcttggctgtgttttcaatgcacaaggggagatttggcttgccattcatcactttgaaaaggctgtcacgcttgaccccaattttctggatgcttatatcaatttaggaaatgtcttgaaagaggcacggatttttgacagagctgtggcagcttacctttgtgccctaagcttgagcccaaatcatgcagtggtaCATGCCAACCTGGCTTGTGTATACTATGAGCAAGGCCTGATGGATCTGGCAGTAGACACCTACAGGCGAGCTATTGaattgcaaccacatttccctgatgcttactgcaacctagccaacgccctggaagagaagggcagtgttgccgaagcagaagagtgttataatacagctctgcggctgtgtcccacccatgcagactctctgaataacctagccaatatcaaaggagaccagggaaactttgaagaggcagttcgcttgtattgtaaagcattagaagtcttcccagagtttgctgttgcccattcaaatttagcaagtgtattgcagcagcagggaaaactgcaggaagctctgatgcattataaggaggctgttcgaatcagtcctacctttgctgatgcctactgtaacatgggagacactctaaaggagatgcaggatgttcagggagccttgcagtgttatactcgtgccattcagattaaccctgcacttgcggatgcccacagcaatctggcttccattcacaagtattcagggaatattccagaagcaattgcttcttatcgcactgctctgaagcttgaacctgattttcctgacgcttattgtgatttggctcattgcctgcagattgtctgtgattggacagactatgatgagcgaatgaagaagttggtcagcattgtggctgaccagctggagaagaataggttgccttctgtgcagcctcatcatagtatgctctatcctctttctcatggcttcaggaaggctattgctgagagccatgggaacctctgcttggatgagatcagtgtccttcataaaccaccgtacgaacatccaaaagacttgaagctcagtgatggtcgactgcgtgtaggatacgtgagttctgacttcgggaatcatcctacttctcatcttatgcagtctattccaggcatgcacaatcctgataaatttgaggtattctgttatgccctgagcccagatgatggcacaaacttccgagcgaaggtgatggcagaagcccatcatttcattgatctttctcagattccatgcaatgggaaagcagctgatcgcatccatcaagacggtatacacatccttgtaaatatgaatggttataccaggggtgctcgaaatgaactctttgctctcaggccagctcctattcaggcaatgtggctgggctaccctgggaccagtggcgtgcttttcatggattatatcatcactgatcaggaaacttcacctgctgaagttgttgagcagtattctgagaaactggcttatatgccccatactttctttattggtgatcatgctaatatgttccctcccctgaagaagaaggcagtcatcgattttaagtccaatgggcacatttatgacaatcgggttgtgctgaatggcatcgacctcaaagcatttcttgatagtctcccagatgtgcagattgtcaagatgaaatgtcctgatggaggagacaacgcagacagcagtaatacggctcttaatatgcctgtcattcctatgaatgctattgcagaggcagttattgaaatgattaacagaggacaaattcagataacaattaatggattcagtcttagcaatggactggcaactacccagatcaacattaaggctgccactggagaggaggttccccgtaccattattgtaaccacacgttctcagtacgggttaccggaagatgccattgtgtactgtaacttcaatcagttatataaaattgacccatctactttgcagatgtgggcaaatattctgaagcgtgttcccaatagtgtgctgtggctgttgcgttttccagcagtaggagaacctaatattcaacagtatgcacaaaatatgggccttccccagaagcgtatcattttttcacctgttgctcctaaagaggaacatgttcggagaggccagctggctgatgtctgcttggacactccactctgtaatggacacaccacagggatggatgtcctttggtcagggacacccgtggtgactatgccaggagagactcttgcttcccgagttgcagcttcccagctcacttgtttaggctgtcttgagcttattgctcaaaatagacaagaatatgaagacatagctgtgaaactgggaactgatctagaatacctgaagaaaattcgtggcaaagtctggaagcagagaacatctagccctctgttcaacaccaaacaatacacaatggacctagagcggctctatctacagatgtgggagcattacgcagctggcaacaaacctgatcacatgattaagcctgttgaagtcactgagtcggcctaa